DNA sequence from the Carnobacterium funditum DSM 5970 genome:
TTTAGTTTAACCTAACTCTTTATCAAAAGCTAGTTTTGATTACTATCCAAATAGTTTTGGAGAATCATAACGGCTGCAACTTTATCTATGACTTGTTTACGTTTTGCCCGTGAAGCATTCCCTTCTTCAATTAACATTCTTTCTGCCTGAACTGTAGTGAGCCTTTCGTCCTGAAAAAAAACAGGCAGGTGGAATAAATCTTTTAAAAGGTCAGCATAACGAATCGAAGCTTCTGCTCTTGGCCCAATTGAGTTATTCATATTTTTTGGTAATCCAACAACAATTTTTGAAACTTCATATTCTTTGATTAATTCTTTTAATCTTTCCATACCAAATTCTTCTTGGCTTTCATTAATTTTTATCGTCTCAATTCCTTG
Encoded proteins:
- the ruvX gene encoding Holliday junction resolvase RuvX, whose product is MRTMGLDVGSKTVGVAIGDPFGWTAQGIETIKINESQEEFGMERLKELIKEYEVSKIVVGLPKNMNNSIGPRAEASIRYADLLKDLFHLPVFFQDERLTTVQAERMLIEEGNASRAKRKQVIDKVAAVMILQNYLDSNQN